A single region of the Liolophura sinensis isolate JHLJ2023 chromosome 9, CUHK_Ljap_v2, whole genome shotgun sequence genome encodes:
- the LOC135474752 gene encoding inhibitor of growth protein 4-like, whose translation MATAMYLEHYLDSLESLPTELQRNFTLMRDLDQRAQDLMKEIDKMAEEYLENVRQMSPEKRTQHLAEIQKRFGKSREFGDDKVQLAMQTYEMVDKHIRKLDADLARFEADLKEKSVSTANQKLKGVEGPDTGKKNKDKDKKRKKKDEFEDEIPKRKKLKKSQTQLESPPLIIPQLPLSITHPSDVLDMPVDPNEPTYCLCHQVSYGEMIGCDNPDCPIEWFHFACVGLNMKPKGKWFCPRCTEERKKK comes from the exons ATGGCGACCGCTATGTATTTGGAgcattatttggaca GTCTAGAGTCCTTGCCAACAGAGTTACAGAGAAACTTTACACTAATGAGGGACTTGGATCAGAGAGCACAGGATCTAATGAAGGAGATCGACAAAATGGCAGAGGAATACCTTGAAAATGTACGACAGATGTCACCTGAGAAACGAACACAACATTTGGCAGAGATCCAGAAGAGATTTGGAAAAAGCAGAGAGTTTGGAGACGATAAAGTTCAGCTAGCGATGCAGACATATGAAATG GTTGATAAACATATTCGAAAATTGGATGCTGACTTAGCAAGGTTTGAGGCAGACTTGAAGGAGAAATCTGTGTCTACAGCAAATCAGAAGTTGAAGGGAGTTGAAGGACCAGATACTGGAAAGAAAA ATaaagacaaagataaaaaaCGGAAGAAGAAAGACGAGTTTGAGGATGAAATCCCAAAGaggaaaaaactgaaaaagtccCAGACACA ACTCGAGTCTCCGCCTTTGATCATTCCCCAGTTACCTTTATCCATAACCCATCCGTCCGATGTCCTTGACATGCCAGTTGATCCGAACGAACCCACTTACTGTCTCTGCCACCAAGTGTCCTACGGGGAGATGATAGGCTGTGACAATCCAGAT TGCCCCATTGAGTGGTTTCACTTTGCCTGTGTCGGTCTCAATATGAAGCCTAAAGGAAAATGGTTTTGTCCCAGATGCACAGaagaaaggaaaaagaaatga